The Corynebacterium glaucum genome includes a region encoding these proteins:
- the rsmG gene encoding 16S rRNA (guanine(527)-N(7))-methyltransferase RsmG, whose amino-acid sequence MSDQVPAIAHEVFGDRVDLAAAYHISLATTATERGFIGPKEVDRLWERHVLNCAVIGEAFEDGLNVADIGSGAGLPGIPLAIARPDLNVTLIDPLLKRSVYLAEVKDELGLDNVTVVRGRAEEQPKAQFDAVTSRAVAPLGKLAKWSLPLVRSGGAMVAMKGASVSEELERDRTDIKAAGGGDSTIFTVGDMLDQPTTLIRIVRR is encoded by the coding sequence GTGTCGGATCAGGTCCCTGCCATCGCCCACGAGGTCTTCGGTGACCGGGTTGACCTGGCCGCGGCATACCATATATCGCTGGCCACCACTGCGACTGAGCGGGGGTTTATCGGGCCGAAAGAAGTCGACCGGCTCTGGGAGCGGCACGTGCTCAACTGCGCGGTGATCGGCGAGGCCTTTGAGGACGGGCTGAACGTGGCGGACATCGGCTCCGGCGCCGGGTTGCCCGGCATCCCGCTCGCCATCGCGCGACCCGATCTAAACGTGACGCTGATCGACCCGCTGCTGAAGCGCTCGGTCTACCTCGCCGAGGTCAAAGACGAGCTGGGGCTAGACAACGTCACCGTGGTTCGTGGCCGGGCGGAGGAGCAGCCGAAGGCGCAGTTTGATGCGGTGACTTCTCGCGCGGTTGCGCCGCTGGGCAAGCTCGCGAAATGGTCGCTGCCTCTGGTTCGCAGTGGCGGTGCGATGGTGGCGATGAAGGGGGCGTCGGTAAGCGAAGAGCTCGAAAGAGACAGAACTGACATTAAGGCTGCCGGCGGTGGTGACTCGACGATCTTCACTGTGGGCGACATGCTGGACCAACCGACAACTTTGATCCGGATTGTGAGGCGGTAA